GTTCGCAGGAACATATCAACAAGCCTTTCTTCCTAATATACATGTTTAAATGGTTTACGTAAATACCTCATCGTGATACTATTATTAAAGTTACCTCTATACGCTGATATTAGAAAGGCGGATTTTATGATAGATAGATATTTAATAAAAAACCTATTTGGCATTAATGGTTTAAATATTGCATGGTATGGCGTTATTATTGGATTCGGGGTTTTACTTGGTGTTTTGATTGCCTGTCGTGAAGCTAAAAGACAGAACCTTAAAAGTGAAATAATCTTTGATTTTCTCTTTTTAGCGCTCCCCATCGCAATCATCTGCGCGCGAATTTATTACGTTGTATTTGAATGGGAACAGTATAGCGGCAACTTTACAAAGATGATTGCTATTTGGGAAGGTGGTCTTGCTATATATGGAGGAGTTATTGGTGGAATCATAGCTGCGATTATTTTTTCAAAACGCAGTCAATTCCCATTTTTCCGACTTGTTGATATGGTTGTACCAAGCTTAATTCTAGGACAGGCAATTGGTCGATGGGGTAATTTTGTGAACCAGGAGGTCTTCGGCAATCTCGTTGCAAACCCAAATCTTCAATTCTTCCCCTATGCTGTATTCATAGAACGGTTGGAAGAATGGCATCAAGCTACATTTTTTTATGAAAGCATGTGGAATTTGTGTGTATTTGCTGTACTGGTTTATTTCCGCAAAAAGACAAAGTTTAACGGTCAGCTTTTGGCAACTTACTTTATCGGATATGGGCTAGGTCGTTTTTGGATTGAAGGATTGCGTTCAGATAGTCTTTATCTGGTCCCGGGACTTAGAATATCGCAAGCACTGTCATTGGTTCTGATCATTTTCGGAATTATTATAATCGTATTCCACAATAAACTCTTCAAAAAAACCACTGATTATACGGGTAAATATATGATTAAATAAAAAGATACCGCTGTCAGTATTTGTACTGAAGCGGTGTCTTTTTATTTGCACAGTGTAATAATCAAAGTATAGGAAATTATAATTCAAAGTCCTGTTTCATTCTCCACATTCATCGTGGTGCTCATGTTCATGGCAAACAGAACCAGTAGATTTAAGAGAACCCTGCAGGTATGCTTCTACTGCTGCTTTGGCATCACCTCTTGCCCCAACAATAACCTCAATGTTCCTTTCATTAAAAATGTCAACTGCACCTCCTCCCATACCACCACTGATGATGACGTTTACTCCACGATCGGCAAGAAAATTAGGCAAGAATCCAGGTTTATGCCCGGGGTTAGCGATGGTTTCACTTTTAACAATTTTGTTGTTTTCGGTGTCAAAAATTATAAACCCTTCGCAATGTCCAAAGTGCTCAGTCACCATTCCGTTATCACTTGCTACAGCAATTTTAATCATAGTTGACCTCCTCCATTCTTTTACTCTGAATATATTCATCAAGTATCCTTGCAGCTTGCTCAACAAGTTCTGCGCAAGACCGCTTTTTATAATAATTATCATTTCTGGTCTCGGGTATAGGTTTATCATGCTTAATTGAAATACCTAACAGTTTCCTGCATATGATTGATCCGTTTTCATTTTCAAATTGTTTTGCCAAATCTTGAACTAGCTCATAATGTTCTGCTTTCGCATTTTTGCTGGATGGATCTGTGTAACCATATTTCATGCCGACCACCATAAACATTCCTGTCACAGCACCACATACTTCTCGCAACCTACCCATACCTCCTCCGAAAGAAGATGCAATTTTTAATGCTGTTTCCGTGTCCAGCCCCGTTTCATCACAAAAAGCAGCAAAAACAGATTGAGAGCAATTGTAGCCTTTTTTAAACAATTTTCTTGCCAAATCTGAATGTGCACTCATTTATTATCTTCCTCAATGATTTCCTCCAATACTTTTGCCACCGGATCAAGCCAATCGCCGTCAAAAAGTTCTATCATACCCTTATCACAGGCGGCAGAAATTTTGGGGTTGACCGGAAGCTTAGCAAGCACTTTTAAATTATGCTTTTCGGCAATTTCGTCAATATGGCTGTCGCCGAAAATTTTGTGTTCCTTACCGCAATCCGGACATTTAAAATAGGACATATTTTCTACTAAACCAACGATAGGAATATTCATCATTTCAGCCATCCTGACTGCTTTTGATACAATCATGGATACAAGCTCCTGAGGCGAGGTTACAACAATGATCCCATCAACAGCAATGGATTGAAATACAGTAAGGGGAACATCGCCGGTGCCCGGTGGCATATCGATGAACATAAAATCCACATCGCTCCAGATAACATCTGACCAGAACTGCTTTACCATATTTCCGATCAGGGGTCCTCTCCACACAACTGGATCGGTATCATTCTCTAAAAGCAAATTAACAGACATTATATCAATACCTGTCTTACTTTTAACTGGGAATAAGCCAAATTCACTTCCTGTGGCTTTTTCCTTGATACCAAATGCCTTAGGAATAGAAGGCCCGGTTACATCAGCGTCCAGAACAGCGGTATGATACCCCATTCTATTCATGGTAACAGCTAGCATGGAAGTTACCAGTGACTTTCCAACCCCTCCTTTACCGCTGACAACACCAATAACCTTTTTAATGCTGCTCATTTCATGTGGTTTCACGGAGAAATCATTTTTCTTCTCTTTTCTTTCTGCGCAGTCCTCCGAGCAACTGCTGCAGCTTTGGTTGCAATTTTCGCTCATAATATTAGCTCCTTCCTGTATATTTTTCATGCATGGTTGTTATGCTGTAATAACTTTAGTGTTCGGTAAACATAATAAGCAGTGCGAAAACAATTCCCAATATAAATGCTAGTGTAGAGTGCTTTTTCTCATGTTCCCTTGCTTCAGGCAATAAATGCGATGCCGAAACGTATATTAAAACACCAGCAACAAATCCAAGCATATGTCCTAAAACATTGTTACTAAGATGTTGAACAATTGGATATGCTATAAAGGCACCGATAGGAGTTGTTAATGCTGCTGCAAGAAAAGCATAAATCCCAGCTTTCCTTGTGCTATATCCACCTTTAAGTAACATTGAAAAAGTTATAACGCCTTCGGCGAACTCATGAACAACCAACCCAACTCCAGTAAGAATTCCAACTACTGTGCTGATACTAAAAGTAACTGTGTATACAACGCCATCTATAAGTGAATGAATTAAGATACCTTCAATTGCAGTTATGCCAAAGGCCAGTTCTTTTTGCTTTGTTTTGTATTTGATGATCTTATTGCTGAAATACATAAATAAAAATCCTGCGAGCGCAGTAAATCCTGCGTAGGAGGTTTTTTGTATAGCTTGAGGTAAAGTCATTATCAGCGGGGAAGAGATAAGTATTCCCGCAGCAAAACACATACAATAGTCTTTAATTTTTTCTGCCCATTCGCGATTTTTATAAAGAGTCCAGATTCCCAAACTGTTTACTATCATTGCTCCCATTGCAAAAGCAGAAATAAAAATAAATGTATTAATATCTTTCACAGGCATTCATCTCCCTTGATTTGCACTATCAAATAATTCATATGTGTATTTCACTGCCTGCTGACAGATAATCGATGCTATCACCCATAATAGTTTTCAGCCTTTTATAAGGCTCCAGACCAGTGCAATGACATGTGTAAAACTTTGCTTTTGTATCCACCAGGTATTTACCAATTCTATCTATCATTTCATGGACCTCGTTTCCGCCAGAACGGTTGGAAAGATGAAATCCACCTATCACATAGTTAGGCATACGTCTTTTTAAGTCATGGAAGTATTCAAGAATATTTACAATACCATTATGGGCGCAGCCTGTTACCAAAAGCGTCTTTCCTGCCTCCTCTATAATGAGGTTTTGTTCATGCGCAAAAGTATCCTGTACTATTTTGCCGTCATGTTTCATAAGCAAACTGTCATTTGACTTTGGTAGAGGTTCCTTCCTGGTAATATTTGAGAACACTTGAACCCCCTTGCTGACAAAGAAACGGTCTGATGTAAATACAATTCGCTTGTTTTGCTTCAATTCTTCATCCAAGCCAATATACTCCGGTTCATCATTTGAACGCAAAGCATAGTATTTTTCAAATGCTAGTCGGTGTAGGAATACCTCGGCTTTCGTGTTTTCACGCAAAAAAGCTCTTAGCCCGCCACCATGATCATAATGCCCATGCGAAATAATCAGATAATCAACCTCAGAGATATCTACATTCAGCTTCTTTGCATTTTCAAGAAATAACTCACTAGCGCCAACATCAAAAAGAATTTTGTGACTATTTGCTTCTATATAAAGGCTAAGTCCGTGTTCGCTGCCGAAGTTTTTGGATAGCGCTGTATTCTCAACTAGTGTTTTGATAATCATGACCTCAGCCCACCACCTTCTTCAAACAGCAGTTCCATTGTCTTGCTATAAATTGCTTTCACTGCTGCACCTGAGGCACAGTCTATATCAACAATTGTCTGCCCATTATTAATTGCTTTTACCGCGTCCAAATCAAAGGGTATTCTACCCAAAAGGCTAATTCCCTGACCTTTACAGAAGTTTTCTATCTTTTCTGTGTTTTGCATATTTGTGTCAAACTTATTGATACATACCGCCGTCTTTACGCCAAATTTCGCAGCTGTATTTATAATCCGCTCCATGTCACTAATTCCGGATATGGATGGCTCGGCCACAATTAACACCATATCAACACCGCTCAAAGACGCTATAACCGGGCAGCCTATACCGGGAGATCCGTCAATAATGGCAAACTCCACATCAGCGGCTGCTGACTTCATTTGCTTCTTTACCTCGGTAACCAACATTCCGGAGGTTCCGCTGCCCATTTTTAGCTGCGCTGTAGATAATACTTTTTCTCCATCTGTATATAACAGCAGTTCACCAGCTACAGCAGGTTTTAAAGTCACAGCTTCAACAGGGCAAACAAGCTCGCAAACCCCGCAACCTTCACAGGCAAAAGGATCTACCTTGTATTTCCCGTCTGCTGATATAGCTTCAAATCGGCAGTTTTGCATGCATTGTCCGCACTCTATGCACAGCTCGATATCTATCTCGGCTTTCGGCAAACCATAATAGTCTGTTTTCTTTGGCAGGGAGTTTTGCTTTGTTATAAGATGCAGGTTAGGTGCATCTACATCACAGTCTGCATAAGCCTTAGCCTTTGAAAGCTTGATAAAAGCACTGGCTATTGTAGTTTTACCAGTACCGCCTTTACCGCTAAGAATTAGAAGTTGTTTCATGATGCACCTCCTTTTTCACAGTCTCCAGCAAAAAAGAAAAAATCGTCCGGTATCTTTCACTTTTCCTTACAGCGATTTCTGCATTTGAATTTAGCATACCGAGTGCACTGTCAAATGGAATTCGACCTATAATTTTTATGTTCTTTTCTATGCAGAATTGCTCTGATGGATTTTCACCATCAAGGCACTTGTTAAGAACAACTCCGAACGGCTTGTTAAATAACTTCACCAGTTCATATACCATGTTAAGGTTATGAACGCCGAACAATGTAGGCTCAGCTACTAATATACAGTAGTCTGCATCCTTAATGCTTTCCATGACTATACAGGCACTTCCGGGAGGGCAGTCGATAAATATCGTCTTGTTCCTTTCAGGTTTGTTCTCATTAAGCAACTTTTTTATAATTGGTATACCCGAAGGTTCACCGGTGTTCAATATTCCTGTATATACTGTTACCTGGTCCGAAGCTCCTTTTTGGATCTTGCCAATAACCTTTTCTTTCTCTGTTAACGCTTTCTCAGGGCAAAGCAAGATACAACCTCCACAAGAGTGACATATATCTTCAAATATAATCAGTTTATCTTTTATATAGGCAAGGGCATTAAACTTGCAAAAGTCAACACACTTTCGACATCCATTGCATAGCTTGCCATCCACCTTTGGAATTCGTACATGTACTTCTTCTTCCTGAATGTTTTCGGGCTTAAAAAAAAGGTGACCATTTGGTTCTTCAACATCACAGTCAATATACGTTGATATTTTTGCAGCCGCAGCTAAATTAACCGACACCAGTGTTTTTCCTGTGCCGCCCTTGCCACTTAGCACAGCTATCCTCATTTTAGTTCCCTCCATGGCCATGAAAACCAGGATGAATTTCATCGAGTAAGGATAGCTTTCCACTGATGAAGTCATCAATATTTTTTTTAGCGGAAATACCCGCTGTTTTATATATTTTAATATCAGCGGATTTGAGCACATTAGCTGCATTTTCGCCACATCGGGGAGTAAGTAAAGCGTTCACTTTATTATCCACTATTGTTTGTGCTGCCTTAATTCCTGCTCCGCCTGTACTTGCTGCTGCACCATTATCAAGAAATATACTCTCTTTAGTTTCAGTATCATAAATTAGAAAATAGGGAGCACGCCCAAAGGATACACATACATTCGACTCCAAACTTTTTTCATCTACCGGAATTGCTATTTTCATGAGAATCCTCCATTCTATTAATATAATTATTGATCGCATTTCGTAATGCGCTAACGCCTAAATTAGAGCAATGAACCTTGTTCTCAGGAAGTCCATCTAAGGCATGTATGACATCTTCTTCTGAAATTTCCAATGCTTCATCCAGGGCTTTACCCTTAGCTAATACCGTCGTCATACTGGATGTTGCAATTGCCGCAGTGCAACCAAACACAAGAAAGCTTATTTCACTTATACGATTGTCTTTTACTTTAATATAAATCGTAAGATAATCTCCGCATGTAGGATCACCGAAACTCCCTTCTGCATCGGCATCCGGCATACTATAAGCATTTTGAGGGCACATAAAATGTTCTATCACTTTGTCAGAATACATTATCAGTCACCTCTATCACTACCTGCAAAGCGCCAACCATGTCGATGCCTGCGACAACCTCGTCCGCACCCATTTCCGAATCCTTCACATAGCCTGTATTCGCCACCTTCTATCAATAGTACCTTACCATTAACCAGAGACTCGGCAATCTTTTTTCTGGCTTCAGCGTAAATGCCTTGAACAGTAGTGCGTGCAACATCCATCTGCTTGGCGCATTCCTCTTGCGTAAAGCCTTCCAAATCAATAAGCCTTATGGCTTCATACTCATCAACTGTCATTCTGACAATATTCTCATCATCCACCTTTAAGTCAAGGGGACCAAACTTACTGTTTTCAGGCAAACAGCATACTTTTCTCCATTTCATTGGTCTCGGCATATTTTTAGTCACCTCGATTCTGATAGAAACAATCACTTTTATATTCCATTATATTTATGGTCATGCACCCCATCCCTTTAGATAAAACGCGAACAAGGCAGGCTATCGCCTGCCTTTCGCATTACGACAGGACTAATCTTCTAACTCATCGAGGCGCTTTTTTACATCATCAAGCTGATTTTCAAGAAATTTAGCCTGCCTTTTCAGAAATTCTTTTTCATCTGCATCCGATGCAAAGTACGCCCCATTTGCATTTTGAGCACCAAAGCGTGCCCACCTTGGCAAACCGGTCGCATAAAACATTCGCCTAAAGCCTCGTCCCCGTCCGAATCCAAATCCGTAACCGATTGGATTTGCATAACCCGGAACAGCAAAACCTGCGCAAAAGCCTGCACCTCGCCCTGTCATAGGGCCCATTCCCATAGGCCCGGTTCCGTCTCCTCTTGGCATAATGTCACCTCCTTTTCTTATAATCTCTTACTTTTAATTTTGCTACGATTAAATAAGTGATAAGCTAGATAAAAACACCAGGGGATCATTCCAGCAAGCCAGAATGCACGCCTGTAACCTCGTCGTCCAAACCAAAATTCTCGTCTGTAACTTGCGTTCAAATAACCGGGCACTTTGGAACCAGCACAAAAACCTAACCTCCGTCCAGTTAATGGTCCCATTCCCAAAGGACCAGTTCTGTCACCTCTGGGCATAATAGTCCTCCTCATTTTTACAATCCATTTAATGAATTGATTATCCTTTCAACTGTTACTCAGCGTAAATGACATATGTCATTTACATCTTATATTATACCCCGATTCTGACATATGTCAATAACTATTTTAAAAAAATACGCCAATCAAGAATTTTTCTCGATTGGCGGCAATCATATTGAAATCCTATAGATTCACTTCTATTTCTAACCCTGACTTAAACTCTACCACTAGCCTGTCATTATATACAGTTGCCTTTTCAATTAGTTTTCTAACCAGTTTATCATCAAATTCCGTAATATCACCGGTTTGCATATTAAGAAAGTCCGTCATCTCAGCAATCCGATCCCTCTTATCTTGACGGAGAGCGTTTCTCGAAAGTGTTTCTTGCCTTAAGTCCCGTAAGCGGTAAATCTCATTGACAATATTATCATATGCTTCCTTTGAATTTGCCAATTGGATCAAATCGGTTTGGAGTTCTTCCAGCCTTTTATCAATATCTGCCGTACTCTCATCCAAATCCTCGCTTAATACGGTTTCAATATTCTTCTTCAGTATGGTCAGAAAAGAGTTTTTCCCGCTGACGGCTATATTGATAGCTTCTACAATCTTCTCTTTGAGAGTATCTTCAAGTATAGTGGAAGCGGTACAAAACAAACCGGTGTTTTCCAATCTGCTGACGCATCTCCAAACGATGGATTTTTTCCCTCGGTTATTCCAATGAACCCTGCGGAATACTTCATGACACTTGCCGCAGAACACCATTTGGGATAAGGGATGATTATTGCTGTAGTTTCTCTTCTTTCCGTTCTTACTTATATGCACACATCTTCTTTTGACAAGCTGTTCCTGAACCTGCATATAAATTTCACGCGGGATTATGGGCTCATGGCTGTTTTCTACATAGTATTGAGGAACTATGCCGTTATTGGCCACCCTTTTCTTCGATAAAAAATCTACTGTATAGGTTTTCTGCAACAGCGCATCACCGATATATTTTTCATTCCTCAAAATCTTATTGATGGTGCTGGTATGCCATCTGTGATTGCCTGCACCTGTCAGAATTCCGTCAGCTTCCAGACCTCTTGCTATCTGTAGCATACTGGAACCTTCAAGGTATTCTCTGTAAATGCGTTTAACGATCTCTGCTTCTTCAGGTA
This portion of the Keratinibaculum paraultunense genome encodes:
- the lgt gene encoding prolipoprotein diacylglyceryl transferase, with protein sequence MIDRYLIKNLFGINGLNIAWYGVIIGFGVLLGVLIACREAKRQNLKSEIIFDFLFLALPIAIICARIYYVVFEWEQYSGNFTKMIAIWEGGLAIYGGVIGGIIAAIIFSKRSQFPFFRLVDMVVPSLILGQAIGRWGNFVNQEVFGNLVANPNLQFFPYAVFIERLEEWHQATFFYESMWNLCVFAVLVYFRKKTKFNGQLLATYFIGYGLGRFWIEGLRSDSLYLVPGLRISQALSLVLIIFGIIIIVFHNKLFKKTTDYTGKYMIK
- a CDS encoding NifB/NifX family molybdenum-iron cluster-binding protein, translated to MIKIAVASDNGMVTEHFGHCEGFIIFDTENNKIVKSETIANPGHKPGFLPNFLADRGVNVIISGGMGGGAVDIFNERNIEVIVGARGDAKAAVEAYLQGSLKSTGSVCHEHEHHDECGE
- a CDS encoding C-GCAxxG-C-C family protein, translating into MSAHSDLARKLFKKGYNCSQSVFAAFCDETGLDTETALKIASSFGGGMGRLREVCGAVTGMFMVVGMKYGYTDPSSKNAKAEHYELVQDLAKQFENENGSIICRKLLGISIKHDKPIPETRNDNYYKKRSCAELVEQAARILDEYIQSKRMEEVNYD
- a CDS encoding Mrp/NBP35 family ATP-binding protein; protein product: MSENCNQSCSSCSEDCAERKEKKNDFSVKPHEMSSIKKVIGVVSGKGGVGKSLVTSMLAVTMNRMGYHTAVLDADVTGPSIPKAFGIKEKATGSEFGLFPVKSKTGIDIMSVNLLLENDTDPVVWRGPLIGNMVKQFWSDVIWSDVDFMFIDMPPGTGDVPLTVFQSIAVDGIIVVTSPQELVSMIVSKAVRMAEMMNIPIVGLVENMSYFKCPDCGKEHKIFGDSHIDEIAEKHNLKVLAKLPVNPKISAACDKGMIELFDGDWLDPVAKVLEEIIEEDNK
- a CDS encoding ZIP family metal transporter, coding for MKDINTFIFISAFAMGAMIVNSLGIWTLYKNREWAEKIKDYCMCFAAGILISSPLIMTLPQAIQKTSYAGFTALAGFLFMYFSNKIIKYKTKQKELAFGITAIEGILIHSLIDGVVYTVTFSISTVVGILTGVGLVVHEFAEGVITFSMLLKGGYSTRKAGIYAFLAAALTTPIGAFIAYPIVQHLSNNVLGHMLGFVAGVLIYVSASHLLPEAREHEKKHSTLAFILGIVFALLIMFTEH
- a CDS encoding MBL fold metallo-hydrolase — encoded protein: MIIKTLVENTALSKNFGSEHGLSLYIEANSHKILFDVGASELFLENAKKLNVDISEVDYLIISHGHYDHGGGLRAFLRENTKAEVFLHRLAFEKYYALRSNDEPEYIGLDEELKQNKRIVFTSDRFFVSKGVQVFSNITRKEPLPKSNDSLLMKHDGKIVQDTFAHEQNLIIEEAGKTLLVTGCAHNGIVNILEYFHDLKRRMPNYVIGGFHLSNRSGGNEVHEMIDRIGKYLVDTKAKFYTCHCTGLEPYKRLKTIMGDSIDYLSAGSEIHI
- a CDS encoding ATP-binding protein codes for the protein MKQLLILSGKGGTGKTTIASAFIKLSKAKAYADCDVDAPNLHLITKQNSLPKKTDYYGLPKAEIDIELCIECGQCMQNCRFEAISADGKYKVDPFACEGCGVCELVCPVEAVTLKPAVAGELLLYTDGEKVLSTAQLKMGSGTSGMLVTEVKKQMKSAAADVEFAIIDGSPGIGCPVIASLSGVDMVLIVAEPSISGISDMERIINTAAKFGVKTAVCINKFDTNMQNTEKIENFCKGQGISLLGRIPFDLDAVKAINNGQTIVDIDCASGAAVKAIYSKTMELLFEEGGGLRS
- a CDS encoding 4Fe-4S dicluster domain-containing protein, with translation MRIAVLSGKGGTGKTLVSVNLAAAAKISTYIDCDVEEPNGHLFFKPENIQEEEVHVRIPKVDGKLCNGCRKCVDFCKFNALAYIKDKLIIFEDICHSCGGCILLCPEKALTEKEKVIGKIQKGASDQVTVYTGILNTGEPSGIPIIKKLLNENKPERNKTIFIDCPPGSACIVMESIKDADYCILVAEPTLFGVHNLNMVYELVKLFNKPFGVVLNKCLDGENPSEQFCIEKNIKIIGRIPFDSALGMLNSNAEIAVRKSERYRTIFSFLLETVKKEVHHETTSNS
- a CDS encoding NifB/NifX family molybdenum-iron cluster-binding protein, yielding MKIAIPVDEKSLESNVCVSFGRAPYFLIYDTETKESIFLDNGAAASTGGAGIKAAQTIVDNKVNALLTPRCGENAANVLKSADIKIYKTAGISAKKNIDDFISGKLSLLDEIHPGFHGHGGN
- a CDS encoding iron-sulfur cluster assembly scaffold protein, yielding MYSDKVIEHFMCPQNAYSMPDADAEGSFGDPTCGDYLTIYIKVKDNRISEISFLVFGCTAAIATSSMTTVLAKGKALDEALEISEEDVIHALDGLPENKVHCSNLGVSALRNAINNYINRMEDSHENSNSGR
- a CDS encoding DUF134 domain-containing protein, yielding MPRPMKWRKVCCLPENSKFGPLDLKVDDENIVRMTVDEYEAIRLIDLEGFTQEECAKQMDVARTTVQGIYAEARKKIAESLVNGKVLLIEGGEYRLCEGFGNGCGRGCRRHRHGWRFAGSDRGD
- a CDS encoding DUF5320 domain-containing protein, whose amino-acid sequence is MPRGDGTGPMGMGPMTGRGAGFCAGFAVPGYANPIGYGFGFGRGRGFRRMFYATGLPRWARFGAQNANGAYFASDADEKEFLKRQAKFLENQLDDVKKRLDELED
- a CDS encoding DUF5320 domain-containing protein gives rise to the protein MRRTIMPRGDRTGPLGMGPLTGRRLGFCAGSKVPGYLNASYRREFWFGRRGYRRAFWLAGMIPWCFYLAYHLFNRSKIKSKRL
- a CDS encoding recombinase family protein; protein product: MTTRNVTVIPARKRIGNSAKAEELPKLRVAAYCRVSTDSEEQATSYEAQIEHYTNYIKSNPEWELAGIFADEGITGTNTKKREEFNRMIEECMQGKIDMIITKSISRFARNTLDCLKYIRQLKEKNIPVYFEKENINTLDSKGEILLTIMASLAQQESQSLSQNVKLGIQYRYQQGKIHINHNRFLGYTKDKDGNLVIVPEEAEIVKRIYREYLEGSSMLQIARGLEADGILTGAGNHRWHTSTINKILRNEKYIGDALLQKTYTVDFLSKKRVANNGIVPQYYVENSHEPIIPREIYMQVQEQLVKRRCVHISKNGKKRNYSNNHPLSQMVFCGKCHEVFRRVHWNNRGKKSIVWRCVSRLENTGLFCTASTILEDTLKEKIVEAINIAVSGKNSFLTILKKNIETVLSEDLDESTADIDKRLEELQTDLIQLANSKEAYDNIVNEIYRLRDLRQETLSRNALRQDKRDRIAEMTDFLNMQTGDITEFDDKLVRKLIEKATVYNDRLVVEFKSGLEIEVNL